A stretch of the Teredinibacter haidensis genome encodes the following:
- a CDS encoding ribbon-helix-helix protein, CopG family, giving the protein MSKETKPGKKNTSLRLDSKTLKALKIRAIEEDSSVQAILEELVNLYLANQINLNREKG; this is encoded by the coding sequence ATGAGTAAAGAAACAAAACCAGGCAAGAAGAACACCTCTTTACGGCTCGATAGTAAAACACTCAAAGCTCTGAAGATCCGTGCAATAGAAGAAGATTCCAGCGTACAGGCGATTTTGGAAGAGCTAGTCAACCTCTATCTAGCAAATCAGATAAATCTAAATAGAGAGAAGGGATGA
- a CDS encoding SMP-30/gluconolactonase/LRE family protein, translated as MKKVEVALKVKANLGECPRWDERNNFLYWVDINACELHRFNPQSGEDSHITFGEEIGCFSLREGDTGFVVGMRSGFHFLDGWSPELRPIIDPEATLEHNRFNDGRCDAAGRFIAGSVYPPKDRDGANLWSLDTDLKVELLAEGLLTSNGAAFSPDNKTFYHSDTPKHVIYRYDYNVHSGEISNGGVFHQFEFGNGRPDGAAVDAEGYYWTALYEGGRIARLNPQGEIVEEIAVPAKCPTMVAFGDEDLKTLYITSVGNRLKEELEEYPDSGSIFKVRVDVPGLVEHRFGL; from the coding sequence ATGAAGAAAGTCGAGGTCGCACTTAAAGTTAAGGCAAATTTGGGTGAGTGCCCACGTTGGGATGAGCGTAATAATTTTCTCTATTGGGTGGATATTAACGCTTGCGAGCTTCACCGCTTTAATCCGCAAAGTGGTGAAGACAGCCATATAACTTTCGGTGAAGAAATAGGTTGTTTTAGTTTGCGTGAGGGAGATACAGGCTTTGTGGTTGGTATGCGTTCGGGGTTCCACTTCCTGGATGGGTGGTCACCGGAGTTGAGGCCTATTATTGACCCTGAAGCGACTCTGGAGCACAACCGTTTTAACGATGGTCGTTGTGATGCAGCCGGGCGTTTTATTGCCGGGTCCGTGTATCCGCCGAAAGATCGAGACGGTGCGAATCTGTGGTCTTTGGACACGGATTTAAAAGTGGAGCTGTTGGCGGAGGGATTGTTGACCTCTAATGGTGCAGCCTTTAGTCCAGACAATAAAACCTTTTACCATTCTGATACTCCCAAACATGTAATTTATCGTTATGACTACAATGTTCATTCCGGTGAAATTAGCAACGGCGGTGTTTTTCATCAATTTGAGTTTGGTAACGGCCGCCCCGATGGTGCTGCGGTGGATGCAGAGGGCTACTACTGGACGGCATTATATGAGGGGGGGCGTATTGCGCGACTGAACCCGCAGGGTGAAATAGTTGAAGAAATTGCAGTGCCAGCAAAATGCCCAACCATGGTTGCCTTTGGTGATGAAGATTTGAAAACCCTATACATCACCAGTGTTGGGAATCGACTGAAAGAAGAGCTGGAAGAGTATCCCGATTCCGGTTCGATTTTTAAAGTGCGGGTGGATGTGCCAGGTTTGGTTGAGCACCGCTTCGGGCTTTAA